One Spinacia oleracea cultivar Varoflay chromosome 4, BTI_SOV_V1, whole genome shotgun sequence DNA segment encodes these proteins:
- the LOC110780648 gene encoding uncharacterized protein, translated as MPHYSVKQVYQKLVGDRPKVHWDKLVWNRLSTPKHRFIAWLAIQSRLQTTAKLAGIGISNSSSCLICGQGDETHQHLFFECSYSRQCLTELKTWLDIRIAATDLHLLYRSIRHGRSSKFRKQVYLAAIVAVVYLIWKCRNSVFWDCCIPTVKSTIGALKQAVRSRIQIVMPKYVNRKDCNWFVNL; from the coding sequence ATGCCTCATTATTCAGTGAaacaagtgtatcaaaagctaGTTGGAGATAGACCTAAGGTGCATTGGGATAAACTTGTGTGGAATAGGCTTAGTACTCCCAAACACAGATTTATTGCTTGGTTGGCAATTCAATCCAGATTGCAAACTACAGCTAAGTTAGCTGGTATTGGCATCAGCAATTCCTCTAGCTGTCTCATTTGTGGCCAAGGTGATGAAACTCATCAACATCTGTTTTTTGAGTGTTCTTATAGCAGGCAATGCCTGACAGAGTTGAAAACATGGCTGGATATTAGAATTGCAGCAACTGATCTCCACCTTCTATACAGATCCATCAGACATGGCAGAAGCTCTAAGTTTAGAAAGCAGGTTTATCTTGCTGCTATTGTAGCAGTGGTTTATCTCATCTGGAAATGCAGGAATTCAGTGTTTTGGGATTGTTGTATCCCTACTGTCAAGAGTACTATAGGTGCTTTAAAGCAAGCAGTGAGAAGTAGAATTCAGATAGTTATGCCTAAGTATGTGAATAGGAAAGATTGTAATTGGTTTGTGAACTTGTAA
- the LOC110780659 gene encoding glycosyltransferase BC10 → MKNPQQEQQKLIFLPLPNNRLLHNFIYIIPYFLIFGCGLILATSPKIFPNIDIGDLFVTVKVINNNITVDYSSSPPPSSPPSTPPPSQTVLDVEKRDSPSPPSPTLSLKHHHMEDEELLWMASMVPKNKGNNNNNNLVKPKIAFMFLVRGELPLAPLWELFFRGHEGLYSIYVHANPSYNQSYHQDSVFYDRRIPSKEVQWGKFNMVEAERRLLANALLDHSNQRFVLLSESCIPLFNFTTVYSYLINSTKSYVEVYDKKGGTGQGRYSPRMNPLIRLSQWRKGSQWFEMSRKLALEVISDRKYFPVFAKFCKNACYGDEHYLPTYVNIKFGKENTNRTVTWVDWSILGPHPGQYQRPRVTPTLLENLRTKYTCKYNGKKTNICFLFARKFMPSSLNRLLLFAPKILKFG, encoded by the exons atgaaaaatccTCAGCAAGAACAACAGAAGCTTATTTTTCTACCATTACCAAACAATAGGTTATTACACAATTTTATTTACATAAttccttattttcttatttttgggtGTGGCTTAATTCTTGCTACTTCTCCGAAAATCTTCCCAAATATTGATATTGGTGATCTTTTTGTCACCGTTAAAGTCATTAACAACAACATTACAGTGGATTATTCCTCCTCTCCACCACCATCATCACCGCCATCAACACCGCCACCGTCACAAACAGTATTAGATGTTGAGAAGCGGGACAGCCCGTCTCCACCGTCGCCAACACTGTCATTGAAACACCATCACATGGAGGATGAGGAGTTGCTATGGATGGCCTCAATGGTGCCAAAAAACAaaggcaataataataataataatttagtgaAACCCAAAATTGCGTTTATGTTTTTGGTACGTGGAGAATTGCCATTGGCTCCACTATGGGAATTGTTCTTTCGTGGGCATGAAGGATTGTATTCCATATATGTGCATGCAAATCCTTCGTATAATCAGAGTTATCATCAGGATTCTGTCTTTTATGACCGAAGAATTCCAAGCAAG GAGGTGCAATGGGGCAAGTTCAACATGGTTGAAGCTGAGCGTCGTCTACTAGCCAACGCCCTCCTCGACCACTCGAACCAACGGTTCGTTCTCCTCTCAGAATCATGCATCCCATTATTCAATTTCACAACGGTATATTCCTATCTTATAAACTCTACAAAGAGCTACGTTGAAGTTTATGATAAGAAAGGGGGTACTGGTCAAGGCCGGTATAGCCCTCGTATGAACCCTCTCATTCGACTATCTCAATGGCGAAAAGGATCTCAATGGTTCGAGATGAGTCGTAAGTTAGCCCTTGAAGTCATATCAGACCGAAAATACTTCCCTGTTTTTGCAAAGTTCTGCAAGAACGCTTGTTATGGGGATGAACATTATTTGCCAACTTATGTTAATATCAAGTTTGGGAAGGAGAATACAAATAGGACAGTTACTTGGGTTGACTGGTCTATTTTAGGGCCTCACCCTGGACAATATCAGAGGCCTCGTGTTACGCCAACGCTATTGGAGAATTTGAGGACTAAATACACTTGCAAATATAATGGGAAGAAGACCAATATTTGCTTCTTATTTGCAAGAAAGTTCATGCCAAGTAGCTTGAACAGATTGTTGTTGTTTGCTCCCAAAATCCTCAAGTTCGGTTAA